In Candidatus Cloacimonadota bacterium, the following are encoded in one genomic region:
- a CDS encoding DUF4384 domain-containing protein, with product MVRSRLDLALGLAALLLVLTGCASNKAKPASDAAASSNRAESAFAEMGGKQKPPTNQPRTGSGQTGSETVRIEAAAGGKVSVEVDTFRVFNDTFSLQQAREQTLSFAREVALQRALPADVTINTLLTDMYVERNYEFDEQTAKSIFMLSTSAGRFQAEEVLEAYPVFDKATHSLSYHIRYQAEVTRLPRVYNSAYDLKVSLSNTLLRDGDRFLVSATANSDGYLYIFDFLPDQSVTLTFPTRLYPNNKIEAGEPWTQQLAAVVLPGREHSIETLYFVFAAEPIAGWEDFCSNLSPTDHALSGGEDSFIQFQTWLGRSDPSKRVEKLAQLHIFK from the coding sequence ATGGTGAGATCCCGTCTCGACCTGGCTTTGGGGCTGGCCGCCCTGCTGCTGGTCTTGACTGGCTGCGCCAGCAACAAGGCGAAACCAGCTTCCGACGCCGCGGCCTCATCCAACCGGGCGGAAAGCGCTTTCGCGGAAATGGGAGGGAAGCAGAAACCACCGACAAACCAGCCTCGAACCGGAAGCGGACAGACCGGTTCCGAAACAGTGAGGATCGAAGCCGCGGCAGGCGGCAAAGTGAGCGTGGAGGTGGATACCTTCAGGGTTTTCAATGACACGTTTTCGCTCCAGCAGGCTCGGGAACAGACCCTGTCCTTCGCTCGCGAAGTGGCTCTGCAAAGGGCTTTGCCTGCGGACGTAACCATCAACACCCTGCTCACCGACATGTACGTGGAGCGCAATTACGAATTCGACGAACAAACTGCCAAAAGCATTTTCATGCTCAGCACCTCGGCTGGACGTTTTCAAGCGGAAGAAGTGCTGGAGGCTTATCCTGTCTTCGACAAAGCCACCCACAGCCTTAGCTATCACATCCGTTACCAAGCCGAAGTGACCCGTCTGCCCCGGGTTTACAATTCCGCCTACGACCTGAAGGTGAGCCTTAGCAACACCCTGCTGCGGGATGGGGACCGCTTTTTAGTGAGCGCCACCGCAAACAGCGACGGTTACCTCTACATATTTGACTTTCTGCCCGACCAGAGCGTGACCCTGACTTTCCCTACCCGGCTCTATCCGAACAACAAAATCGAGGCTGGCGAGCCCTGGACCCAGCAACTGGCCGCGGTGGTCTTGCCCGGGCGGGAACACAGCATCGAAACCTTGTACTTTGTCTTTGCCGCGGAACCGATCGCAGGGTGGGAGGATTTTTGCAGCAACCTAAGCCCTACAGATCACGCCCTCAGCGGCGGTGAAGACAGTTTCATCCAGTTTCAAACCTGGCTGGGCAGGAGCGATCCCTCCAAAAGAGTGGAAAAGCTCGCCCAACTACATATTTTCAAATAA